Proteins encoded by one window of Methylovirgula ligni:
- a CDS encoding PfkB family carbohydrate kinase, whose amino-acid sequence MQALFIGQTYIDVTLLCGDIPRGDDKTVAHDYAVSFGGNAVTAAFACAKLGFVPDLIATVAEDWLGRMFLDMARAYAIKVHPRSVTRSSLSFVMPNDGRRAIIRARDDKFLHPFPDLDLTGCRALHLDGHQGDAALHYAKACRARGILTSLDGGGLRGNLDALLDYIDVAIVAERLCEQMNLSPQQMLEYLKGKGCRIGGVTQGAHGLFWYGADGIVSHLPALPVPKDKIIDTSGAGDVFHGAYIASYLAAPDEDFAQHFRFARAAAAYKITHLGNEAGLPTQADVTAVRHAFNG is encoded by the coding sequence GTGCAGGCGCTTTTCATCGGCCAGACTTATATCGACGTCACCCTGCTTTGCGGCGATATCCCGCGCGGCGACGACAAGACGGTGGCGCACGATTATGCCGTTTCCTTCGGCGGCAATGCGGTGACGGCCGCCTTCGCCTGCGCCAAGCTGGGCTTTGTCCCCGATCTTATCGCCACGGTTGCCGAGGATTGGCTCGGCCGCATGTTTCTCGACATGGCGCGAGCCTACGCGATCAAAGTGCATCCGCGCAGCGTCACGCGTTCTTCGCTCTCCTTCGTCATGCCGAATGATGGACGGCGCGCCATCATCCGCGCCCGCGACGACAAATTCCTGCACCCTTTTCCGGATCTCGATCTCACGGGCTGCCGCGCCCTGCATCTCGACGGGCACCAGGGGGATGCGGCGCTTCATTATGCAAAGGCGTGCCGCGCGCGCGGCATCCTCACCTCGCTCGACGGCGGCGGCCTGCGCGGCAACCTCGACGCGCTGCTCGACTATATCGATGTCGCCATCGTCGCAGAGCGGCTCTGTGAGCAGATGAATCTCTCGCCGCAGCAGATGCTCGAATATCTCAAGGGCAAGGGCTGCCGGATCGGCGGCGTGACGCAAGGCGCGCACGGTCTCTTCTGGTACGGCGCGGACGGCATCGTCTCGCACCTGCCCGCCTTGCCTGTTCCGAAGGACAAGATCATCGACACGTCTGGCGCCGGCGATGTGTTCCACGGCGCCTATATCGCGTCCTATCTCGCAGCGCCCGACGAGGACTTCGCCCAACACTTCCGTTTCGCTCGCGCTGCGGCGGCCTACAAGATCACGCATCTCGGCAACGAGGCCGGCTTGCCGACACAGGCCGATGTCACGGCGGTCCGGCACGCGTTCAATGGTTAG
- a CDS encoding DUF2007 domain-containing protein, with translation MIELIRTNDLVLISAVEAMLAAEGIEVFVADQFASAVDGSLGFLPRRVLVQEDEADRARRLLREAGLAQELSDG, from the coding sequence ATGATCGAGCTTATCCGAACGAACGATCTGGTGCTGATCTCGGCGGTCGAAGCCATGTTGGCGGCGGAGGGCATCGAGGTCTTCGTCGCCGATCAGTTCGCCAGCGCGGTCGATGGTTCGCTCGGCTTTCTGCCGCGCCGTGTCCTCGTGCAGGAGGACGAAGCCGATCGGGCGCGGCGGCTTCTGCGCGAGGCCGGTCTGGCGCAGGAACTCTCCGATGGCTGA
- a CDS encoding tRNA1(Val) (adenine(37)-N6)-methyltransferase: MAELAEADFFLGRQLRLRQLAHGHRAGTDAVLLAAAAPAQIDGLALDVGAGVGAAGLALARLRPGIAFGLVENDAATAALARENLALNQFDQRGTVYETDVLDAPERRAIGLADGAAALVITNPPFLDPARARLSPDAGKRAAHAMTVAGPQALADWLAACLALLRDGGTLVLIHRPDALPAILAALEGRAGAQVLISVQPRVDRAATRILLRAQKGSRGPLTIAPPLVLHEGERFTAYADAIHRGTALIDW; encoded by the coding sequence ATGGCTGAGTTGGCCGAGGCCGACTTCTTCCTGGGGCGGCAATTGCGCCTGCGCCAATTGGCGCACGGTCATCGTGCCGGAACGGACGCAGTGCTGCTCGCTGCTGCCGCGCCGGCCCAAATCGACGGCCTCGCGCTTGATGTCGGCGCCGGAGTCGGGGCGGCGGGCCTCGCATTGGCACGGCTGCGGCCGGGGATCGCCTTCGGCCTTGTCGAGAACGATGCCGCGACGGCGGCCTTGGCGCGCGAGAATCTGGCTCTCAATCAATTCGACCAGCGTGGCACGGTCTATGAAACCGATGTGCTCGACGCCCCGGAGCGCCGCGCCATCGGGCTCGCGGACGGGGCCGCCGCGCTCGTCATCACCAATCCGCCTTTTCTCGATCCGGCGCGGGCGCGGCTTTCGCCCGATGCCGGCAAGCGCGCCGCCCATGCGATGACGGTGGCGGGGCCGCAAGCGCTCGCCGATTGGCTCGCGGCCTGTCTCGCGCTGCTGCGGGACGGCGGCACGCTGGTGCTGATCCACCGGCCGGACGCGTTGCCCGCGATTCTCGCGGCGCTCGAAGGCCGCGCCGGGGCACAAGTGCTTATATCCGTCCAGCCGCGCGTCGACCGCGCCGCGACGCGCATTCTCCTGCGCGCTCAGAAGGGCAGCCGTGGGCCTTTGACGATCGCGCCGCCGCTCGTGCTGCACGAAGGCGAGCGGTTCACGGCTTACGCCGACGCCATCCATCGCGGGACGGCGCTGATCGACTGGTAA
- a CDS encoding deoxyguanosinetriphosphate triphosphohydrolase encodes MPWRAAYASDASHSRGRLFPEPGSPTRSEFQRDRDRILHSTAFRRLAHKTQVFIPHEGDHYRTRLTHSIEVGQIARALARALGLDDDLAEALALAHDLGHTPFGHTGEDALDAAMQPYGGFDHNAQALRIVTKLEHRYAEFDGLNLTWETLEGLVKHNGPLLGPDGTPTGHYAGRGLPQAIAEYAALHDLRLDLFAGPEAQAAALADDIAYNAHDIDDGLRAGLFDFAQMDEVDYLRRRIEEIDARYLGLERQRRIHELVRRVITDFIEDAIAESGARLAASRVSSADDVRLAGRTLLGFSAPMAQTQGAIKKFLFANMYRHPDIKRIRVEAAGVVRDLFEIFFKEPELMPAEWASLAITRGVEDEAKMARVVCDYIAGMTDRYALAEHQRLFDETPELR; translated from the coding sequence ATGCCTTGGCGTGCCGCCTATGCCTCGGACGCGAGCCACAGCCGCGGGCGGCTGTTCCCGGAGCCCGGTTCGCCGACGCGCAGCGAATTTCAGCGCGACCGTGACCGTATCCTCCATTCCACGGCCTTCCGCCGCCTTGCGCACAAGACGCAGGTCTTCATCCCACACGAGGGCGATCATTACCGGACCCGGCTGACCCATTCGATCGAGGTCGGCCAGATCGCCCGCGCCTTGGCCCGCGCGCTCGGCCTCGATGACGATCTTGCCGAGGCATTGGCGCTGGCGCACGACCTCGGCCACACGCCTTTCGGCCATACCGGCGAGGATGCGCTCGACGCGGCCATGCAGCCTTATGGCGGCTTCGATCACAATGCGCAGGCGCTGCGGATCGTCACCAAGCTCGAACATCGCTACGCCGAATTCGACGGCCTCAACCTGACCTGGGAGACGCTGGAGGGCCTCGTCAAACATAACGGCCCGCTGCTCGGGCCGGACGGGACGCCGACCGGCCATTATGCCGGGCGGGGCCTGCCGCAGGCGATCGCCGAATATGCCGCGCTCCACGATTTGCGGCTCGATCTTTTCGCCGGACCGGAGGCGCAGGCGGCGGCGCTCGCCGACGATATCGCCTATAATGCGCATGACATCGACGATGGCTTGCGCGCCGGGCTATTCGATTTCGCGCAGATGGACGAGGTCGATTATCTACGCCGGCGCATCGAGGAAATCGATGCGCGCTACCTGGGGCTTGAGCGCCAGCGCCGGATTCACGAGCTGGTCCGCCGCGTCATCACCGATTTCATCGAGGATGCGATTGCCGAGAGCGGCGCGCGCCTCGCCGCGAGCCGCGTTTCCAGCGCCGATGACGTGCGGCTCGCGGGCAGGACTTTGCTCGGCTTTTCCGCGCCCATGGCGCAGACGCAGGGCGCGATCAAGAAATTCCTCTTCGCCAACATGTATCGCCATCCGGACATCAAACGCATCAGGGTCGAGGCGGCGGGCGTGGTCCGCGACCTGTTCGAGATTTTTTTCAAGGAGCCGGAGCTGATGCCGGCGGAATGGGCTTCGCTCGCGATCACCCGGGGCGTCGAAGACGAAGCAAAAATGGCGCGCGTTGTCTGCGACTATATCGCCGGCATGACCGACCGCTATGCCCTCGCCGAACATCAGCGGCTTTTTGACGAGACGCCCGAATTGCGCTAG
- a CDS encoding glycine--tRNA ligase subunit alpha: MTDLANLDESLDPAHSFQGLILRLQTFWAGQGCAILQPYDMEVGAGTFHPATVLRALGPLPWRAAYVQPSRRPKDGRYGENPNRLQHYYQFQVILKPSPENLQELYLASLAAIGIDLKLHDIRFVEDDWESPTLGAWGLGWECWCDGMEVSQFTYFQQVAGIECAPVAGELTYGLERLAMYVQGVENVYDLNFNGRSGAEKLTYGDVFKQAEQEYSRYNFEYADTAALFRHFDDAEAACKALLEKGDRGERHLLALPAYDQCIKASHVFNLLDARGVISVTERQSYILRVRELAKACGKAWLKTAGGGAAAA; this comes from the coding sequence ATGACCGATCTCGCCAATTTGGACGAAAGCCTCGATCCCGCCCATTCGTTTCAGGGCCTCATTCTACGCCTGCAAACCTTCTGGGCCGGGCAGGGCTGCGCCATTCTCCAGCCTTATGACATGGAAGTCGGCGCCGGGACGTTTCATCCGGCGACGGTGCTCCGCGCGCTCGGCCCGCTGCCCTGGCGGGCGGCCTATGTGCAGCCCTCTCGGCGGCCTAAGGACGGCCGCTATGGTGAAAACCCCAACCGGCTGCAGCACTATTATCAATTCCAGGTCATCCTGAAGCCCTCGCCGGAAAATCTGCAGGAGCTTTATCTCGCCTCGCTCGCGGCCATCGGCATCGATCTCAAGCTGCATGACATCCGCTTCGTCGAGGACGATTGGGAGAGCCCGACGCTGGGCGCCTGGGGACTGGGCTGGGAGTGCTGGTGCGACGGCATGGAAGTCTCGCAATTCACCTATTTCCAGCAGGTCGCGGGTATCGAATGCGCGCCGGTCGCGGGCGAACTGACCTATGGGCTCGAGCGGCTCGCAATGTATGTGCAGGGTGTCGAGAACGTCTACGATCTCAATTTCAACGGCCGGAGCGGCGCCGAGAAATTGACCTACGGCGACGTGTTCAAACAGGCCGAGCAGGAATATTCGCGCTACAATTTCGAATATGCCGATACGGCGGCGCTGTTCCGGCATTTCGACGATGCCGAGGCCGCGTGCAAGGCGCTGCTCGAAAAGGGCGATCGTGGCGAGCGCCATCTGCTCGCGCTGCCAGCCTATGATCAGTGCATCAAGGCCTCGCATGTCTTCAATCTGCTCGATGCGCGCGGCGTCATCTCGGTGACGGAGCGGCAGAGCTATATTTTGCGTGTGCGCGAACTCGCGAAGGCCTGCGGCAAGGCCTGGCTCAAGACGGCAGGGGGCGGCGCGGCGGCGGCCTAA
- a CDS encoding HesB/IscA family protein, translating to MNDISVAMPVDLTASAVRHIAEILKSEPAGAALRIAVEGGGCSGFQYTYAIVPETAADDLVLAEAGAKVAIDQVSLGYLLGSKVDFVDDLMGRAFKIQNPAATASCGCGTSFSLD from the coding sequence ATGAACGATATTTCCGTCGCGATGCCGGTCGATCTGACCGCCAGTGCCGTCCGTCACATCGCCGAAATCCTGAAAAGCGAGCCTGCGGGCGCGGCCCTGCGCATCGCCGTCGAAGGCGGTGGCTGCTCCGGCTTCCAGTACACTTATGCGATTGTGCCGGAGACGGCCGCGGACGACCTCGTGCTCGCGGAAGCCGGCGCCAAGGTTGCCATTGACCAGGTTTCGCTCGGCTATCTGCTTGGCAGCAAGGTCGATTTCGTCGACGACCTGATGGGCCGCGCCTTCAAAATCCAGAATCCCGCGGCGACGGCCTCCTGCGGCTGCGGGACGAGCTTTTCGCTCGATTGA